A region from the Vicia villosa cultivar HV-30 ecotype Madison, WI linkage group LG3, Vvil1.0, whole genome shotgun sequence genome encodes:
- the LOC131661151 gene encoding uncharacterized protein LOC131661151 isoform X2 translates to MDRYQRVEKPKADTPINENEIRITTQGRMRNYITYATTLFQEKGTDEIVLKAMGRAINKTVTITELIKRRIVGLHQNTVIGSTDITDTWEPLEEGLLPLETTRHVSMITITLSKKELDTSSTGYQPPIPADQVKPLNEYEEEGGSPRMRGRGRGRGRGRGRGRGRGIYNGGMEYGDGWDGGRGYGGRGRGRAWGRAFQGRGRGYGAQPVGYYDNGEYDAPPAPRGRGRGRGRGRGRDAGRGAAA, encoded by the exons ATGGATAGATACCAGAGGGTGGAGAAGCCGAAAGCAGATACTCCAATTAACGAAAATGAGATCCGCATTACTACTCAAGGACGGATGAGGAACTATATCACCTATGCTACAACTCTCTTTCAG GAGAAAGGAACTGATGAAATCGTTCTGAAAGCAATGGGACGTGCAATTAATAAGACTGTAACGATTACTGAGCTAATAAAGAGAAGGATTGTTGGTCTGCATCAGAACACAGTTATTGGATCGACCGATATAACCGATACTTGGGAGCCGCTTGAAGAAGGCCTTCTTCC TTTGGAAACTACGAGACATGTTTCAATGATCACAATTACGTTGTCGAAGAAAGAGCTGGATACGTCCTCAACAGG ATATCAACCTCCTATACCGGCTGATCAAGTAAAACCTTTGAATGAATATGAAGAGGAAGGAG GCTCACCAAGGATGCGTGGAAGGGGGCGTGGTCGTGGAAGGGGAAGGGGAAGGGGCAGAGGTAGAG GAATCTACAATGGGGGTATGGAATATGGTGATGGTTGGGATGGCGGACGTGGCTATGGTGGCAGAGGACGTGGCCGTGCATGGGGTCGTGCTTTCCAGGGACGAGGACGCGGCTATGGTGCCCAGCCGGTTGGGTATTATGACAATGGTGAATATGATGCACCACCTGCACCACGTG GTCGGGGAAGGGGAAGAGGCCGTGGACGTGGTCGTGATGCTGGACGTGGAGCAGCTGCTTAG
- the LOC131661151 gene encoding uncharacterized protein LOC131661151 isoform X1, which yields MDRYQRVEKPKADTPINENEIRITTQGRMRNYITYATTLFQEKGTDEIVLKAMGRAINKTVTITELIKRRIVGLHQNTVIGSTDITDTWEPLEEGLLPLETTRHVSMITITLSKKELDTSSTGYQPPIPADQVKPLNEYEEEGEGSPRMRGRGRGRGRGRGRGRGRGIYNGGMEYGDGWDGGRGYGGRGRGRAWGRAFQGRGRGYGAQPVGYYDNGEYDAPPAPRGRGRGRGRGRGRDAGRGAAA from the exons ATGGATAGATACCAGAGGGTGGAGAAGCCGAAAGCAGATACTCCAATTAACGAAAATGAGATCCGCATTACTACTCAAGGACGGATGAGGAACTATATCACCTATGCTACAACTCTCTTTCAG GAGAAAGGAACTGATGAAATCGTTCTGAAAGCAATGGGACGTGCAATTAATAAGACTGTAACGATTACTGAGCTAATAAAGAGAAGGATTGTTGGTCTGCATCAGAACACAGTTATTGGATCGACCGATATAACCGATACTTGGGAGCCGCTTGAAGAAGGCCTTCTTCC TTTGGAAACTACGAGACATGTTTCAATGATCACAATTACGTTGTCGAAGAAAGAGCTGGATACGTCCTCAACAGG ATATCAACCTCCTATACCGGCTGATCAAGTAAAACCTTTGAATGAATATGAAGAGGAAGGAG AAGGCTCACCAAGGATGCGTGGAAGGGGGCGTGGTCGTGGAAGGGGAAGGGGAAGGGGCAGAGGTAGAG GAATCTACAATGGGGGTATGGAATATGGTGATGGTTGGGATGGCGGACGTGGCTATGGTGGCAGAGGACGTGGCCGTGCATGGGGTCGTGCTTTCCAGGGACGAGGACGCGGCTATGGTGCCCAGCCGGTTGGGTATTATGACAATGGTGAATATGATGCACCACCTGCACCACGTG GTCGGGGAAGGGGAAGAGGCCGTGGACGTGGTCGTGATGCTGGACGTGGAGCAGCTGCTTAG